In Yarrowia lipolytica chromosome 1F, complete sequence, a genomic segment contains:
- a CDS encoding uncharacterized protein (Compare to YALI0F02013g, similar to uniprot|O14295 Schizosaccharomyces pombe SPAC9E9.11 Pyridoxal reductase) — translation MTFNKITPTSKGFGLMGFTWRETETPDEIAFPTMKRAIEKGILVWNSAEFYGTKDPLGNLKLIRRYFEKYPEDADKVCLMVKGGLGPNLVPNGSKEFVQKSIDTVLETLGGSVPVSIFQCARVDPNTPIEETVAAIKEYVDAGKIGALGLSEVGAATIEKVHSLSPIAAVENELSLWATDIFTNGVAEVCAKYNIPITAYAPLGSGVLTGRFKSTQDVPEGDARKHMVKYQEENLKQNLVLVDRLKEVATKAGIPLPQMAIAWVKAQSNHNGHGTIIPIPGNTTVARLEENHNDLTLSAETLKEIDDVLKSTKIVGDRGFTLGGEFMNG, via the coding sequence ATGACATTCAACAAAATCACACCCACTTCCAAGGGTTTCGGACTCATGGGCTTCACATGGAGAGAAACCGAGACCCCCGATGAGATTGCCTTCCCCACCATGAAGCGAGCCATTGAAAAGGGCATTCTTGTGTGGAATAGCGCCGAGTTCTATGGTACCAAGGACCCACTAGGCAACCTCAAGTTGATTCGACGATACTTTGAGAAGTACCCCGAAGACGCCGACAAGGTGTGTCTGATGGTCAAGGGAGGTCTGGGACCCAACTTGGTGCCCAATGGCTCCAAGGAGTTTGTGCAGAAGTCCATTGACACTGTTCTGGAGACTCTGGGAGGCTCTGTTCCTGTGAGCATCTTCCAGTGTGCCCGTGTGGACCCCAATACCCCCATTGAGGAGACGGTCGCTGCCATCAAGGAGTATGTTGATGCTGGCAAAATTGGAGCTCTGGGTTTATCTGAGGTCGGGGCTGCCACCATTGAGAAGGTCCACTCTCTCAGTCCcattgctgctgttgagaaTGAGCTATCTCTGTGGGCCACCGATATCTTCACCAACGGTGTTGCTGAAGTCTGTGCCAAGTACAACATTCCCATCACTGCCTATGCTCCTCTGGGCTCTGGCGTGCTTACTGGCCGGTTCAAGAGCACCCAGGATGTGCCTGAGGGAGACGCCCGAAAGCACATGGTCAAGTACCAGGAGGAAAACTTGAAACAGAATCTCGTTCTCGTTGACCGACTTAAGGAGGtggccaccaaggccggtattcctcttcctcagaTGGCCATTGCATGGGTCAAGGCTCAATCTAACCACAATGGCCATGGAACCATCATCCCTATCCCAGGTAACACCACTGTTGCTCGGCTCGAGGAGAACCACAATGATCTCACTCTGTCGGCCgagactctcaaggagattgatgaTGTTCTGAAGAGTACTAAGATTGTTGGAGATCGAGGATTTACTCTTGGTGGAGAGTTTATGAATGGTTAA
- a CDS encoding uncharacterized protein (Compare to YALI0F01991g, similar to Saccharomyces cerevisiae TMA23 (YMR269W); ancestral locus Anc_8.823, similar to DEHA0F08272g Debaryomyces hansenii IPF 8480.1) produces MNSTEYLTSYGWKQGEALKKGGLKKPILVKHKQDTKGLGHDAGAHDAWWEKMFDGTLQNLEVGGKGKDIAFKYSGDHVETSVQDASPLYRMFVKGQGLKGTIGVDAEVKSSTVVLTKDKSKKDKKDKKKENASVNGKDKKDKKDKKDKKDKKDKKDKKSKSDKKDEKDMKDVKDKKDKKDKKDKKEKKEKEKEKSDKKEKKEKKEKKDKKDKSDKNKSGSTSEPASISKKRKRDEGEPKKTKKSKK; encoded by the coding sequence ATGAACTCGACAGAATACCTCACGTCGTATGGGTGGAAGCAGGGAGAGGCTCTAAAGAAGGGCGGCCTCAAGAAGCCCATTCTGGTCAAGCACAAGCAGGACACCAAGGGTCTGGGTCATGATGCTGGAGCGCACGATGCGTGGTGGGAGAAGATGTTTGATGGTACTCTTCAGAACCTCGAGGTTGGAGGCAAAGGCAAGGATATCGCCTTCAAATACTCTGGGGATCATGTGGAGACTTCTGTTCAGGACGCCTCTCCGCTCTACCGCATGTTTGTGAAGGGCCAGGGTCTCAAGGGCACTATAGGTGTGGACGCTGAGGTCAAGTCTTCTACTGTCGTTCTTACAAAAGATAAGAGCAAGAAGGACAAAaaggacaagaaaaaggaaaatGCATCTGTGAATGgaaaggacaagaaggacaagaaggacaagaaggacaagaaggacaagaaggacaagaaggacaagaagagcaagtctgacaagaaggatgaaAAGGACATGAAGGACgtgaaggacaagaaggacaagaaggacaagaaagacaagaaggaaaagaaggagaaggagaaggaaaagtctgacaagaaggaaaagaaggaaaagaaggaaaagaaggatAAAAAGGATAAGtccgacaagaacaagtctGGCTCTACCTCTGAACCTGCATCTATCTCCAAGAAGAGAAAACGAGACGAGGGAGAacccaagaagaccaaaaAGTCCAAGAAATAA
- a CDS encoding uncharacterized protein (Compare to YALI0F02035g, some similarities with uniprot|Q01846 Saccharomyces cerevisiae YML104c MDM1 intermediate filament protein, similar to Saccharomyces cerevisiae MDM1 (YML104C); ancestral locus Anc_8.824) translates to MEDAPPFIYLYHEMSDSIEPRPQQKGQFLWILGGLVLVVALRGILFSSLALGVLLGFLSAVVLVLALLYVHNGNSTNGAYSTGIEHPSGSFKPIGFTLPEVWERHVTELTTEPAELPPIEPNSFIISDSLDTLIEYIVRDFVMAWFGNVCKTDHMFGYEIDTALRSITKELSLRLKRIDLAVFLILKLLPIVKTHFTDFVTADKTVRERAGTKLTESHEFNAAVATEFLQNVSEHPHPAVAVKDMDNEARGKEWLRGVSQRLLLRTLPVEERNVKLVVLLLREILACTVLFPVVSGTLSDPDTWNQLLVKFVEPSLEDKRNVQQVRDALDKHSAAQTTSPAPSEGSATPKKRPIKLSPSASQQDFERFIRKIKAIDTAQEAKQLRYNISVQLQRLDKEASGSYESGLYSGRLREAQSILDAKLQDFGIASSASAPSSAPSSASISEKPHNLNAFEKFLRNTTATASSTISSSSSMSEEHIVAALRHDKLKYGLSDVLNDPSCLQWFMEFADQRSRMVLLQFWLTVNSIKDPLEEFAGKTQEGLDLDNEDQSDDEDIPVGVTASQLKQSRDDVETIYEMYFQGHMEGPQLVVDPRSFNDVRTFVESKHPTMDQYRQARKGILRTQHAAFQKLEKCDLEDFKKSDLFSKFLAIQPTEQQIAAYHKKKKKWGVTDMFKKLDTPKRKPVSSSASSSHHDTKSSPEKRDRSSHNDHQDKRNSHHQFDGANTSLLDGVDVEANDDFNSHYSSLDQSQKPAADKSLIDLNDTQSQSEKVAPQSAPLISLDDEATSRPVTPPPQQPTSAGESQLSQSEAVQAALKSIMDSPSGTRDPLFDDDDDFGIFGSKRSGSKLLEEGSRPGSKLFEGSRPASKLFDDSDYDESDVEKVQSSVVASLSQSLDEDQIKALDTADAIPPEEESFSLHFASPGDLGLTEAIKTLTIDIEKLKGQVKVLEPLLRKAELTNNTNEIRILSKSVSSLQREINNKEMQRQQYIVQETDNSLYGRSAIAIQNAVSSHDKMGNEFVVYLVEVTRHGDDSDKEGASSATWIVARRYSHFLQLHQHLIRSFPYISRIPFPKKKVVIKFNQKSFVDSRKVQLEAYLRELLKMPEICNSVAYRAFLSSHNFVTKYKSVAEEGLRADADNRVSLRDELRVATNFFANDGLLSDSLNSNMIGANGSNNSSASLASESTQTATASAVSGTSNSTATTAAPKKESKISNATFVKPISDLFVKLFRLDRGDGLILRGRAIVIVIQQLLGGTIERRVRDSLNSHVANEQSVSNYLQLLLNNVWPDGKFRSAGEVRSVHEKTSTRHHAKTLLEAAIVDFSSKVVGTSNSKYAAHNLFMMLQNPILNRQLVLLILDELVNELLSEH, encoded by the coding sequence ATGGAAGATGCACCCCCTTTCATCTACCTGTACCATGAAATGAGCGATTCAATCGAGCCCCGACCTCAGCAAAAAGGGCAGTTTTTGTGGATTTTGGGCGGACTGGTGCTAGTGGTGGCACTCCGGGGAATTCTCTTCAGCTCGCTGGCTCTCGGAGTGCTCCTGGGCTTCCTCTCGGCTGTCGTCCTGGTGCTGGCCCTGCTCTATGTGCATAACGGCAACTCGACCAATGGAGCCTACTCGACAGGCATAGAACACCCCTCGGGTTCGTTCAAGCCCATCGGGTTCACGCTGCCCGAGGTATGGGAGCGCCACGTGACAGAGCTCACCACAGAGCCCGCAGAACTACCTCCCATCGAACCGAACTCCTTCATCATCAGCGACTCACTCGACACGTTGATCGAGTACATTGTGCGGGACTTTGTCATGGCATGGTTCGGCAACGTGTGCAAGACAGACCACATGTTTGGCTATGAGATCGATACTGCCTTGAGATCCATTACCAAGGAGTTGTCTCTGAGACTCAAACGAATAGATCTGGCCGTCTTTCTCattctcaagctgctgccTATTGTCAAGACACATTTCACCGACTTTGTGACCGCCGACAAGACTGTGCGTGAAAGAGCTGGAACTAAACTCACCGAGTCCCATGAGTTCAATGCTGCTGTGGCTACAGAGTTCCTCCAGAACGTCTCTGAGCATCCACATCCAGCTGTAGCCGTGAAGGACATGGACAATGAAGCCCGTGGGAAAGAATGGCTTCGTGGAGTCAGTCAGCGACTGTTGCTGCGTACTCTGCCTGTGGAGGAACGCAACGTGAAACTGGTTGTTTTGCTGTTGCGAGAGATTCTGGCTTGTACAGTTCTCTTTCCAGTCGTCAGTGGAACGCTTTCAGACCCCGACACGTGgaaccagctgctggtcaaGTTCGTCGAGCCGTCTCTGGAGGATAAAAGGAATGTGCAGCAGGTGAGAGACGCTTTGGATAAACATTCTGCAGCTCAGACCACAAGCCCCGCCCCTTCAGAAGGATCCGCCACTCCCAAAAAACGGCCAATCAAGCTGTCGCCGTCAGCTTCACAGCAAGACTTTGAAAGGTTTATACGCAAAATCAAGGCTATCGATACAGCCCAAGAAGCCAAACAGCTCCGATACAACATTTCTGTCCAGCTTCAACGGCTCGATAAGGAGGCTTCTGGCTCGTACGAATCCGGCCTGTATTCTGGGCGCCTTCGAGAAGCCCAATCCATTCTGGATGCTAAGCTGCAGGACTTTGGTATCGCTAGCAGTGCCAGCGCTCCTTCTTCGGCACCTTCCTCTGCGTCCATCTCAGAGAAGCCTCATAACCTCAACGCTTTCGAAAAATTTCTTAGGAACACCACTGCAACTGCGTCGTCTACCatctcttcatcttcttcgaTGTCTGAAGAGCATATTGTGGCGGCTCTTCGACATGATAAGCTCAAGTATGGTCTTTCAGACGTGCTCAATGATCCTTCGTGTCTGCAGTGGTTCATGGAGTTTGCCGACCAGCGGTCTAGAATGGTTCTTTTGCAGTTCTGGCTGACGGTCAACTCTATCAAGGATCCCCTTGAGGAATTTGCGGGTAAGACACAGGAgggtctggatctcgacAATGAGGACCAGTCCGATGACGAAGACATTCCTGTTGGCGTGACTGCCTCCCAATTGAAGCAGTCTCGAGATGACGTGGAGACAATCTACGAGATGTACTTCCAGGGCCATATGGAGGGTCCTCAGCTGGTGGTTGATCCTCGAAGCTTCAACGATGTTAGAACGTTTGTTGAATCCAAGCACCCCACCATGGACCAGTACAGACAGGCACGAAAGGGTATTTTGCGAACCCAGCATGCTGCTTTCCAGAAGCTTGAAAAGTGCGATTTGGAGGATTTCAAAAAGTCAGATTTGTTCTCCAAGTTCCTGGCTATTCAACCCACGGAGCAACAGATTGCAGCTTACcacaagaaaaagaagaagtgggGTGTTACTGATAtgttcaagaagctcgatACTCCAAAGAGGAAGCCTGTTTCGTCTTCGGCTTCGTCTTCGCATCATGACACCAAGAGTTCACCTGAGAAGCGTGACAGATCGTCTCACAACGACCACCAAGACAAGCGGAACTCCCATCATCAATTTGACGGCGCTAATACCAGTCTGCTGGATGGGGTTGATGTGGAGGCAAATGACGACTTCAACTCCCATTACTCGTCTTTAGATCAGTCTCAAaagcctgctgctgacaAATCGCTGATTGATCTCAATGATACACAATCTCAGTCTGAAAAGGTTGCTCCACAATCAGCACCTCTGATTTCTTTGGATGATGAGGCTACTTCAAGACCTGTtacacctcctccacagcaACCTACTAGTGCTGGAGAGTCCCAGCTTTCGCAATCTGAAGCTGTTCAGGCCGCCCTCAAGTCTATCATGGACTCTCCATCTGGCACCAGAGATCCTCTTtttgatgatgacgacgactttgGTATCTTTGGCAGCAAACGATCCGGTTCAAAGCTGTTGGAAGAAGGAAGTAGGCCCGGATCTAAACTGTTTGAGGGCAGTCGACCGGCTTCTAAGCTGTTTGATGACTCGGATTACGATGAAAGtgatgtggagaaggtcCAGTCTTCTGTGGTGGCATCGCTTTCACAAAGCTTGGATGAAGATCAGATCAAGGCATTGGACACAGCTGACGCAattcctccagaagaagagtcaTTCTCTTTGCATTTTGCCTCTCCCGGTGATCTCGGATTGACGGAGGCTATCAAGACTCTCACTATCGATATTGAAAAGCTGAAGGGTCAGGTTAAGGTGCTGGAGCCACTGTTGCGTAAGGCCGAGCTTacaaacaacaccaacgaGATTCGCATTCTGTCCAAGTCGGTCTCATCGCTCCAGCGGGAGATCAACAATAAGGAGATGCAGCGACAGCAGTACATTGTGCAGGAGACAGACAACAGCCTCTATGGACGATCTGCTATTGCAATTCAAAACGCCGTGTCCAGTCACGACAAGATGGGTAATGAGTTTGTAGTCTACCTTGTGGAGGTGACTCGGCACGGTGACGACTCGGACAAGGAAGGGGCGTCTTCTGCCACTTGGATTGTGGCCCGAAGATACTCGCACTTCCTCCAGCTTCATCAGCATCTCATTCGTTCCTTCCCCTACATTTCTCGCATTCCCTTCCCCAAGAAAAAGGTGGTCATCAAGTTCAATCAGAAGTCGTTTGTCGATTCGCGCAAGGTCCAGCTAGAGGCATATCTTCGGGAGTTGCTCAAAATGCCTGAAATTTGCAACTCGGTGGCCTACAGAGCCTTTTTGTCGTCTCACAATTTCGTGACCAAGTACAAGTCTGTGGCAGAAGAGGGTCTTCGGGCTGATGCTGACAACCGGGTTTCTCTCAGAGACGAGCTCCGAGTCGCTACCAACTTCTTTGCCAACGACGGGCTTCTGTCTGACTCTCtcaacagcaacatgaTTGGAGCCAATGGAAGCAACAACAGTTCTGCATCGTTGGCTTCGGAGTCGACTCAAACTGCGACTGCCTCAGCTGTTTCTGGAACCTCTAACAGCACCGCCACCACTGCGGcgcccaagaaggagtcCAAGATCTCCAATGCTACATTTGTGAAACCCATTTCTGATCTGTTTGTAAAGCTGTTCAGACTGGATCGGGGAGACGGTCTCATTCTACGAGGGCGGGccattgtcattgtcaTCCAACAGCTCCTTGGAGGAACCATCGAGCGACGGGTTCGAGATTCGCTAAACTCTCATGTGGCTAACGAGCAGAGTGTCAGCAACTAtctgcagctgcttctcaacAATGTGTGGCCAGATGGCAAGTTCAGGAGTGCAGGAGAAGTTCGAAGTGTCCATGAAAAGACGTCTACGCGGCACCATGCCAAGACACTGTTGGAGGCCGCCATTGTGGACTTTTCGTCCAAGGTTGTGGGCACTTCGAATTCCAAGTACGCCGCTCATAACCTGTTCATGATGTTGCAGAACCCCATCCTCAACCGACAACTGGTTCTGTTGATTCTGGATGAGCTGGTCAACGAGCTGCTCTCGGAGCATTAA
- a CDS encoding uncharacterized protein (Compare to YALI0F02057g, no similarity), with protein MTSTPPPVTADTRSRSRSLSNMFRARSNTVGNGSSTYGPPLEPLEPPRLSRQRSLQLKHSDSIPSLSKAFHKHTPSVVGGTATPPRSPVANEMEFRPFDMKAAEMRSPADSIRSIDSLRSSGEFKPSPGIPPPSHRSMLLHNIPPAVSHPPRLTPRSHPNSVSSTPQLQPSPKFLRDTNKADTVPIVPTYNTAPQQRPELLRAGTDARSALDRSSSYSAVDARAADRLSFASSSIYQSPVQAGPSTSFPEEVDEARNLLPPLPTPQDSSFPNSPSDDYGFNKVSASLPVSPAQTRHASIESASLASDFDELSVDQRSNRQRSTSIPSWIQRCDTYTTYNSESDYHDNDGGDGDNEDFDENDDEGDNDDESEIDMQAFSMHSTADSNDLWESGAESCPAAPEVPSIKERRSFRKKRGHKKLHLQLSGLGSPFLNGSSSTSVSSAPAAPDYESNNNNNNNNNSNVGLGFTISPNSTPLSSLSSSKLLKNFGSTLKRKVSNTPKPPKRSQSATAGLATVPDVPPHSERSSISYSTAPSVWGGHGDDDNDKELSDYFDKAMEVIEAVKRKRSSRGNKRQQQQQQQGVKSSHSPDSDTHDDSLSESTHSHFRRQYRGDYFGIEGADASSSNPTSVMSTPAAVCPVNSTASAPGATPCTPCTPNSLSALRKEIYDGVPTNEYADLTIRKHHASTSQSSTEGEGTMSPRLGSSVSSTHDGVATGEGGILPYELAPTEEECCNMSSDEMTCRMIASQELFESTRKRLAESGWYDQSQIDEIQKNGRQIHDSWRALIDKRQLQEKAQAAQAQGQPQNELHNVAR; from the coding sequence ATGACTTCAACGCCGCCACCAGTCACAGCAGACACCCGAAGTCGCAGTCGCAGCTTGTCCAACATGTTCCGGGCACGCAGTAACACCGTAGGAAACGGCTCCTCGACATACGGGCCGCCACTTGAGCCTCTGGAGCCGCCACGACTGTCGCGACAGCGGTCTCTGCAGCTCAAACACAGCGACTCCATTCCCTCCTTGTCCAAGGCTttccacaaacacacccCAAGTGTGGTTGGAGGCACAGCGACGCCACCTAGATCACCTGTGGCAAACGAAATGGAGTTCCGACCCTTCGACATGAAGGCTGCAGAGATGCGGTCGCCAGCGGACTCAATCCGATCGATTGACTCTCTGCGGTCCTCAGGCGAGTTCAAACCCTCTCCCGGTATCCCACCTCCCTCACACAGAAGTATGCTTCTTCACAACATACCCCCTGCCGTTAGTCACCCGCCCCGTCTAACCCCTCGCTCGCATCCCAACTCGGTGTCCTCCACGCCACAACTGCAGCCGTCGCCCAAGTTTCTCAGGGATACAAACAAGGCTGACACTGTACCTATCGTGCCCACTTACAATACTGCTCCGCAGCAGCGACCAGAGCTGTTGAGAGCAGGAACAGACGCCCGATCAGCCTTGGACCGATCCTCTTCTTACAGCGCTGTCGACGCCAGGGCAGCTGACAGATTATCTTTTGCATCTTCATCAATCTATCAGTCGCCCGTCCAGGCTGGTCCCTCTACCAGCTTTCCCGAAGAGGTCGACGAGGCACGAAACTTGCTGCCTCCTCTGCCCACACCCCAAGACTCGTCCTTCCCCAACTCGCCATCAGACGACTACGGGTTCAACAAGGTCTCTGCATCGCTGCCAGTGTCGCCAGCCCAGACTCGTCATGCATCCATCGAGTCAGCGTCTCTGGCATCCGACTTCGACGAGCTCTCCGTTGACCAGCGGTCCAACCGCCAGCGGTCTACTTCCATCCCCTCGTGGATCCAGAGATGTGACACCTACACCACTTACAACTCCGAGTCGGACTATCACGACAATGACGGCGGTGACGGTGACAACGAGGACTTTGACGAGAACGATGACGAAGGTgacaacgacgacgagtccgAAATCGACATGCAGGCCTTCTCAATGCATTCGACCGCAGATTCAAATGACCTGTGGGAGTCCGGAGCTGAGAGCTGTCCTGCCGCTCCTGAGGTGCCCAGCATCAAGGAACGGCGATCTTTTCGAAAGAAGAGAGGccacaagaagctgcaTCTCCAGCTGAGTGGTCTGGGAAGTCCTTTCCTCAACGGCAGTTCGTCAACTTCCGTCAGTTCAGCACCTGCCGCACCTGACTATGAaagcaacaacaacaacaacaacaacaacaatagCAATGTGGGTCTGGGATTCACAATTTCGCCCAACTCGACCCCTCTTTCGTCTCTCTCGTCATCCAAGCTCCTCAAGAACTTTGGATCAACGCTCAAGAGAAAGGTTTCCAACACTCCCAAACCTCCCAAGCGAAGCCAGTCTGCTACCGCAGGCCTGGCCACCGTTCCGGACGTGCCGCCCCATAGTGAGAGATCCTCCATCTCCTACTCCACCGCTCCGTCGGTGTGGGGAGGCCATGGtgacgacgacaacgacaaggagctgagCGACTACTTTGACAAGGCAATGGAGGTGATTGAAGCCGTCAAGCGAAAGCGAAGCTCGCGGGGCAACaagcgacagcagcaacagcaacaacagggCGTGAAGTCTTCTCATTCTCCCGACTCGGATACCCATGACGACTCTCTCTCAGAGTCTACTCACTCGCATTTCCGACGACAGTACCGAGGCGACTACTTTGGCATTGAGGGTGCAGATGCATCTTCTTCTAATCCCACCTCGGTCATGTCgactcctgctgctgtttgccCCGTCAACTCTACTGCATCGGCCCCCGGGGCCACCCCCTGCACCCCCTGCACGCCCAACTCATTGTCAGCTCTCCGAAAGGAGATCTATGACGGCGTCCCAACCAACGAGTACGCCGACCTAACTATCCGAAAGCACCACGCGTCGACCAGCCAGAGCTCCACCGAAGGAGAGGGCACCATGTCCCCTCGACTGGGCTCATCCGTATCTTCTACGCACGACGGAGTTGCCACTGGCGAAGGAGGAATCCTTCCCTACGAACTGGCTCCCACCGAGGAAGAGTGCTGCAACATGTCTTCGGACGAAATGACTTGTCGGATGATTGCCTCTCAGGAACTGTTTGAGTCTACTCGAAAGCGCCTGGCTGAGTCTGGATGGTACGATCAGAGCCAGATCGACGAGATTCAGAAGAACGGCCGTCAGATTCACGACTCTTGGAGAGCTCTGATTGACAAGCGGCAATTGCAGGAAAAGGCGCAGGCGGCTCAGGCCCAGGGACAGCCTCAAAACGAGCTTCATAATGTTGCTCGCTAG
- a CDS encoding uncharacterized protein (Compare to YALI0F02046g, gnl|GLV|YALI0F02046g [Yarrowia lipolytica] weakly similar to uniprot|Q2U4N1 Aspergillus oryzae): MLRIARIARLSARVPSQVRNQSTVSSFSEYRKLAVQNGPLAQVRLAYPRSLFAETYDVTGEKKNNTQNGVAESASENKEFEVVESTGASA; encoded by the coding sequence atgctTCGAATTGCCCGAATTGCCCGACTCTCTGCCCGAGTTCCTTCTCAGGTCCGAAACCAGTCCACCGTCTCCTCTTTCTCTGAGTACCGAAAGCTGGCTGTCCAGAACGGTCCTCTCGCTCAGGTGCGACTGGCCTACCCCCGATCTCTTTTTGCCGAGACCTACGATGTCACTggcgagaagaagaacaacacTCAGAACGGCGTTGCCGAGTCCGCCTCTGAGaacaaggagtttgaggtTGTCGAGTCCACTGGAGCATCTGCCTAA